The Thalassotalea psychrophila genome window below encodes:
- a CDS encoding DUF2937 family protein translates to MLRFICSTFDKILFSVNAVVAMQLPGFIQQYGQRISGHLAEAQYQLQKYQYIADQHYQGDILLLVRRYQMNSDPGINAAGDVVFDLIDRISLLTKHVSHLFESDYFLQIYYFIIELDLEIARATLQDYQLTIPLNIAAIATGIGFAVFVSLISGMTLKIFQRNT, encoded by the coding sequence ATGTTGAGATTTATTTGTAGCACATTCGATAAAATATTGTTTTCTGTAAATGCAGTAGTTGCCATGCAGCTGCCTGGCTTTATCCAGCAATACGGCCAACGTATATCTGGTCACTTAGCTGAAGCGCAATATCAACTACAAAAATATCAGTATATTGCCGACCAACATTACCAAGGTGATATTTTATTATTGGTACGACGTTATCAAATGAATAGTGACCCGGGTATAAACGCTGCTGGTGATGTGGTATTTGATTTAATAGACCGTATCTCATTATTAACTAAACATGTTTCTCATTTATTTGAATCAGATTATTTTTTACAAATTTATTACTTTATTATTGAATTAGATTTAGAGATTGCCAGAGCAACTTTACAAGATTATCAGTTAACAATTCCATTAAATATTGCCGCAATCGCCACAGGAATAGGCTTCGCTGTTTTCGTCAGTTTAATATCAGGTATGACTTTAAAAATATTTCAAAGAAATACTTAA
- a CDS encoding DUF1415 domain-containing protein, whose product MYSNQQVINQCKQWVDKIIIGLNFCPFAKKEFVQNTIAYPVIRNVDLATALQSLLDECKRLDKHPEIETSLVIYPENFQYFYDYLELVNMAENLMVAEGYEGIYQIASFHPDYVFNGVDEDDESNFTNRSPFPILHVIREQSMERAVNAHPDPEGIPDRNIELCYEKGSDFFKQFLLSISKEK is encoded by the coding sequence ATGTACAGCAATCAACAAGTCATTAATCAATGTAAACAATGGGTCGATAAAATCATTATTGGGTTAAACTTTTGTCCCTTTGCTAAAAAAGAGTTTGTCCAAAATACTATTGCCTATCCGGTAATTCGAAATGTTGATTTAGCGACGGCACTGCAATCATTGCTTGATGAGTGCAAACGTTTAGATAAGCACCCAGAAATTGAAACCTCTTTAGTAATCTATCCAGAAAATTTTCAATACTTTTACGATTACTTAGAGTTAGTTAACATGGCTGAAAACCTTATGGTGGCAGAAGGTTATGAAGGTATTTATCAAATAGCGTCTTTTCATCCTGATTATGTATTTAACGGTGTGGATGAAGATGATGAAAGCAATTTTACTAACCGATCACCATTTCCTATTTTACATGTTATTCGTGAACAATCGATGGAAAGGGCGGTAAACGCTCATCCTGATCCTGAAGGCATTCCGGATCGCAACATCGAATTATGCTATGAAAAAGGCAGTGATTTTTTTAAACAATTTCTGTTAAGCATAAGTAAAGAAAAATAA
- a CDS encoding LysE family translocator produces MDFSHYYAEFLTIALVHFLAVASPGPDFAVIVKQSLTRGRRTAIITSFGVGSAILLHVTYSLVGIGLLIASDPMYFTVLSYVAAAYLSYIGIQGLRAKPNSGHSDDKFAKKQQQSGTKAFFTGFLVNGLNVKATLFFVSLFSLVISPQTPTLVQAFYGGYMALATAAWFCFLSIMLTIGKFRAKLLQKAHIIDRCMGIVLIALAVKIIVG; encoded by the coding sequence ATGGACTTTAGTCACTATTACGCTGAATTTTTAACGATTGCTTTGGTACACTTTTTGGCCGTTGCCAGCCCAGGTCCAGATTTTGCTGTTATCGTAAAACAAAGTTTAACCCGTGGTCGCCGCACCGCTATTATCACTAGCTTTGGCGTTGGCAGCGCGATACTTTTACATGTCACTTATTCATTAGTTGGTATCGGTTTACTAATTGCCAGTGATCCGATGTATTTTACCGTTCTATCTTACGTAGCAGCTGCTTATCTAAGTTATATAGGCATTCAAGGCCTTAGAGCTAAACCTAATAGTGGCCACAGTGATGATAAATTTGCGAAAAAACAGCAACAAAGCGGCACTAAAGCATTTTTTACCGGATTTTTAGTGAATGGTTTAAATGTAAAAGCCACATTATTCTTCGTATCGTTATTCTCTTTAGTGATCTCGCCTCAAACACCAACGCTTGTACAAGCATTTTATGGCGGGTATATGGCATTAGCTACGGCTGCTTGGTTCTGCTTTTTATCGATTATGTTAACTATTGGCAAATTTAGAGCGAAGCTATTGCAAAAGGCTCATATAATTGATCGCTGTATGGGCATAGTTCTTATCGCCTTAGCCGTTAAAATAATTGTCGGTTAG
- a CDS encoding glucosaminidase domain-containing protein, which translates to MVSPNRKKHNTIKGVLLIAIFMMALFPFIFISETDVFISDHKIEDRPAKKLNKLVVVEKPLHDVQLPDFIAIKDIPTRKQQFFNFLKPAIDHENSKLAKRRAKVIAISAAITSQQTLTKKQLKFLTKYAEKYKLKNTSSSVAIVEQLLLRIDQIPRELVLVQAANESAWGSSRFARIGLNFFGMWCFKKNCGLVPKGRDSGLNHEVAAFDDLEQMVNHYFHNINTNQAYDLFRTIRGQLRDHGIELRPDVLATGLLPYSERGMDYIVEINTMLRHNHKYIKA; encoded by the coding sequence ATGGTTAGCCCAAATAGAAAAAAACATAATACAATTAAAGGTGTATTACTTATTGCCATTTTTATGATGGCATTATTTCCTTTCATTTTTATCAGTGAAACTGATGTATTTATTAGCGATCATAAAATAGAAGATAGACCTGCAAAAAAGCTTAATAAACTTGTTGTCGTTGAAAAACCTTTACATGATGTACAGTTGCCTGACTTTATTGCTATTAAAGATATTCCTACTCGTAAGCAGCAATTCTTCAATTTTTTAAAGCCAGCAATCGATCATGAAAATAGCAAACTTGCTAAGCGTCGAGCAAAAGTAATTGCAATTTCAGCCGCGATAACCTCGCAGCAAACCTTAACTAAAAAACAACTTAAGTTTCTTACCAAATACGCTGAAAAGTATAAGTTAAAAAATACCTCTTCATCAGTAGCTATTGTTGAGCAATTGCTATTGAGAATAGATCAAATTCCAAGGGAACTTGTGTTAGTACAAGCAGCGAATGAGTCTGCGTGGGGCAGTTCTCGCTTTGCTCGCATAGGTTTAAATTTTTTTGGCATGTGGTGCTTTAAGAAAAATTGTGGCTTGGTGCCAAAAGGCAGGGATTCAGGATTAAATCATGAGGTTGCGGCTTTTGATGATTTAGAACAAATGGTTAATCATTATTTTCATAATATTAATACCAACCAAGCTTATGATTTATTCAGAACGATCAGGGGCCAGTTAAGAGACCATGGTATTGAACTTCGTCCAGATGTACTAGCCACAGGTTTACTACCGTATTCAGAGCGAGGCATGGATTACATTGTTGAGATTAATACTATGCTCCGTCACAACCATAAATATATTAAAGCGTAA
- a CDS encoding DUF2987 domain-containing protein: MKQTAKKPTPSKLSSINKCIAAGVLSLCTFASQAVDLEYKGFYQRLDLIKEHKLDQITMGFYLVDSYKRTRCELVNATMLAQGKEPAQIEIASDGQLLVPLSRELYDKFALLRVKLKDEYQNCILQMQMQVKDKTKTDFSFSELALITKQMQELVDEFGSFLWFMMPNVNGLHIELSRAESISYIDDELKNSLNCEQNKCKLNIDQDNQSTEKAISFDLPPTVISPWIKDD; encoded by the coding sequence ATGAAACAAACTGCAAAGAAACCAACACCAAGTAAACTCAGTTCAATTAATAAATGTATTGCCGCTGGCGTACTATCACTTTGTACATTTGCTAGCCAAGCGGTAGATCTAGAGTATAAAGGTTTTTATCAGCGCTTAGACTTAATAAAAGAGCATAAACTTGATCAAATTACCATGGGCTTTTACTTAGTTGATTCTTATAAAAGAACACGTTGTGAACTAGTTAATGCAACAATGCTAGCGCAAGGTAAAGAACCTGCACAAATTGAAATAGCTAGTGATGGTCAGCTATTAGTGCCGTTATCGCGTGAGTTATACGACAAGTTCGCTTTGCTTCGAGTAAAATTAAAAGATGAATACCAAAACTGCATTTTGCAGATGCAGATGCAAGTTAAAGACAAAACAAAAACGGACTTTAGCTTTAGTGAATTAGCGCTAATAACAAAACAAATGCAAGAACTGGTTGACGAGTTCGGTTCATTTTTGTGGTTTATGATGCCTAACGTTAATGGCTTGCATATTGAGCTTAGCCGTGCGGAGAGCATTTCTTACATCGATGATGAATTGAAAAACTCTTTAAACTGTGAACAAAACAAATGTAAATTAAATATTGATCAAGATAATCAATCTACTGAAAAAGCGATAAGCTTTGATTTACCTCCAACCGTTATTTCGCCTTGGATTAAAGACGATTAA
- a CDS encoding outer membrane protein OmpK yields MNKTIKVLSSVLLAGSSLVAFNAQAEMHWSDNSISLLKNLSEYEVDTNDDVTVVTLEHASGHNWGDLFMFADRLNFKSDSSHPETKETYTEVSPRLSLSYATGSKMEFGIVTDVFLATTWEHDTYENEFFSQSFDNYLVGVGADLKLPGFAFFNINLYQVNNENIDNDNQLTVVWGLPFSLGNADFMFDGYIDWSSAEETHTADFHFNPQLRMDIGKYFGVPKKFEAGFEYSYWVNKFGLTFPDTESVFSAMVKVHL; encoded by the coding sequence ATGAATAAAACAATAAAAGTATTATCATCTGTATTATTAGCAGGTTCATCGTTAGTCGCATTTAACGCTCAGGCGGAGATGCACTGGAGTGATAACTCAATATCACTATTAAAAAACCTTAGTGAATATGAGGTTGATACAAACGATGACGTAACAGTAGTAACTTTAGAGCATGCATCAGGCCACAATTGGGGCGACTTGTTCATGTTTGCTGACCGTTTAAACTTTAAGTCTGATTCAAGCCACCCAGAAACAAAAGAAACTTATACAGAAGTGTCTCCTCGTTTAAGCCTTAGTTACGCTACGGGTTCTAAAATGGAATTTGGTATTGTAACTGATGTCTTTTTGGCAACAACTTGGGAACATGATACCTATGAAAACGAATTCTTTTCTCAGAGTTTTGATAATTACTTAGTTGGTGTAGGTGCTGATTTAAAGCTTCCTGGTTTTGCATTTTTTAATATAAACCTTTACCAAGTAAACAATGAAAATATTGATAACGACAATCAGCTTACTGTTGTTTGGGGATTGCCATTTAGCCTAGGTAATGCAGACTTTATGTTTGATGGTTACATTGATTGGTCGTCTGCAGAAGAAACACACACTGCTGATTTTCACTTTAATCCACAGTTACGAATGGATATTGGTAAATACTTTGGCGTTCCAAAGAAATTTGAAGCAGGATTTGAATATTCGTACTGGGTTAACAAGTTTGGTTTAACTTTCCCTGATACAGAATCAGTATTTAGTGCAATGGTTAAAGTTCATCTTTAA
- a CDS encoding NCS2 family permease, giving the protein MFEKLFKLVEHGTTTKREIMAGFTTFLTMGYIIFVNPSMLAMTGMDQGAVFVATCLAAAIGCFIMGFYANYPIALAPGMGLNAFFTFTVVMELGYTWNVALGGVFISGVIFTILSIFKVREWIINSIPHALRFGIAAGIGMFLALIALKNSGIIVASPATLVTLGEITSFGPMMAVLGLFLIVGLVSLNVNGAVMIAIIVITILGLMFGDVTYNGIMSMPPSLAPTLAQLDIAGAFEIGMISVIFAFLFVDLFDTSGTLIAVAHRGNLLDDNGNLPRLKKALLADSTATIAGSMLGTSTTTSYVESTAGVAAGGRTGLTAVTVGLLFIAALFFSPLAGMVPAYATAGALFFVGVLMIGGLVHVKWDDLLDAVPVVVILVTMPLTFSIADGIAFGFISYTAVRIFSGRFADISPSVWFLAALFVSKFAFM; this is encoded by the coding sequence ATGTTTGAAAAACTATTTAAGCTAGTAGAACATGGTACAACAACAAAGCGTGAAATCATGGCAGGTTTCACTACATTCTTAACCATGGGTTATATTATCTTTGTTAACCCTAGCATGCTAGCAATGACGGGTATGGACCAAGGAGCAGTATTTGTTGCAACGTGTTTAGCTGCGGCTATTGGTTGTTTCATTATGGGGTTTTATGCCAACTACCCTATCGCATTAGCCCCTGGTATGGGTTTAAACGCATTCTTTACCTTCACCGTTGTTATGGAACTTGGATATACCTGGAACGTTGCCTTAGGTGGCGTATTTATCTCTGGGGTGATTTTTACCATATTAAGTATATTTAAAGTACGTGAGTGGATAATCAACTCAATACCTCATGCTTTACGCTTTGGTATAGCAGCTGGTATTGGTATGTTCTTAGCGTTAATTGCGTTAAAAAACTCAGGTATTATTGTTGCAAGCCCGGCTACCCTAGTTACTTTAGGTGAGATCACTTCATTTGGTCCAATGATGGCTGTGCTGGGCTTATTTCTTATCGTTGGCTTGGTTAGCTTAAATGTTAATGGTGCTGTAATGATCGCTATTATCGTCATTACCATTCTTGGTCTTATGTTTGGCGATGTTACTTATAATGGCATCATGTCTATGCCGCCATCACTGGCGCCAACCCTTGCCCAATTAGATATTGCTGGTGCTTTTGAAATCGGTATGATCAGCGTAATATTCGCCTTCTTGTTTGTCGATTTGTTCGATACATCGGGTACATTAATTGCTGTTGCTCATCGAGGTAACTTATTGGACGACAATGGTAACCTGCCTCGCTTGAAAAAAGCATTACTAGCAGACTCAACGGCGACTATTGCCGGTTCTATGTTAGGTACATCAACGACAACAAGTTATGTTGAAAGTACCGCAGGTGTTGCCGCAGGTGGCCGTACAGGCTTAACTGCAGTAACCGTTGGTCTATTATTTATAGCTGCGCTTTTCTTCTCGCCATTAGCAGGCATGGTCCCAGCTTATGCAACAGCCGGTGCATTATTTTTCGTTGGTGTATTAATGATTGGCGGTTTAGTCCACGTTAAGTGGGATGACTTGTTGGATGCAGTGCCTGTAGTTGTTATTTTAGTGACTATGCCCTTAACATTCTCAATTGCCGATGGTATAGCTTTTGGATTTATTAGTTATACAGCTGTACGTATATTTAGTGGCCGTTTTGCTGATATAAGTCCAAGCGTATGGTTTTTAGCAGCGTTATTCGTTAGTAAATTCGCATTTATGTAA